From the genome of Elusimicrobiota bacterium, one region includes:
- a CDS encoding NifU family protein yields MVPSIRIWADIFEHDRSICRFTVDRSVHKGFARFSSKEAALGSPLIERLYAIEGVTAVLVRNQEVTVTKTPPVDWQATGPIIGAAIRAHIQSGKPAISPEAALQLSPEDQLRQKVQDILDTQINPAIASHGGYIGLLDVKGTTLLIQMGGGCQGCGMANATLRDGVEKVLRQQIPEITAVYDVTDHAGGENPYCK; encoded by the coding sequence ATGGTTCCATCCATACGAATTTGGGCTGATATTTTTGAGCATGATCGTTCGATTTGCCGTTTTACAGTCGATCGGTCCGTGCATAAGGGTTTTGCCCGTTTCTCTTCAAAGGAGGCGGCCCTCGGATCTCCATTGATCGAGCGCCTCTATGCCATCGAGGGGGTTACGGCGGTTCTGGTGCGGAACCAGGAAGTGACCGTGACCAAAACGCCGCCGGTGGATTGGCAAGCCACTGGCCCGATCATCGGTGCAGCCATCCGGGCCCATATCCAGTCAGGCAAACCCGCCATTTCGCCGGAGGCGGCCCTTCAACTGTCTCCGGAAGATCAGTTGCGTCAGAAGGTACAGGACATTCTGGACACACAGATTAACCCGGCCATCGCCTCTCATGGCGGCTATATAGGGCTTCTGGATGTTAAAGGTACGACACTCCTTATTCAGATGGGCGGAGGCTGCCAGGGATGCGGTATGGCCAATGCTACGCTTCGAGACGGGGTGGAAAAGGTGCTTCGCCAGCAAATCCCTGAAATAACCGCGGTTTATGATGTAACCGATCACGCCGGTGGCGAAAATCCATATTGCAAATAA
- the smpB gene encoding SsrA-binding protein SmpB — MKKDKAKAPPPAISNRKARYDYEILETLETGIVLLGPEVKSIRAGKANLQDSFARVEKDEVFLYQMHVSPYAYTHHQDLSPTRTRKLLLHRQEIRKLLGRVQEKGLTLVPLELFFNKKGIAKLVLAVAKGKKGPDRREDIKKRDLERDAQREFRVKTKF; from the coding sequence ATGAAAAAAGATAAGGCCAAAGCCCCGCCGCCGGCCATCTCCAACCGTAAGGCCCGTTACGATTATGAGATTCTTGAGACCCTCGAGACCGGCATCGTTCTCCTCGGTCCGGAGGTCAAATCCATCCGGGCCGGGAAGGCCAATCTTCAGGACAGTTTCGCCCGGGTGGAAAAGGACGAAGTTTTTCTGTATCAGATGCACGTCTCCCCTTACGCCTACACCCACCATCAGGATTTAAGCCCGACCCGCACGCGCAAGCTGCTGCTGCACCGGCAGGAAATCCGGAAACTCCTGGGGCGTGTCCAGGAAAAGGGATTGACCCTGGTCCCTCTGGAACTGTTTTTCAACAAGAAGGGGATCGCCAAGCTTGTCCTCGCCGTGGCGAAGGGGAAAAAAGGTCCGGACCGGCGCGAAGACATTAAGAAACGCGACCTTGAGCGGGATGCCCAAAGGGAATTTCGGGTCAAGACGAAGTTTTAA
- a CDS encoding tetratricopeptide repeat protein — protein MISGVLLMAACLLAAPVWGETGHLEQARELMAKKQWSQALDHLKAATTQSPESVEAWDRTLECAGRLSRSFDQMEAAQKLLQWRPADIVLYNTIHALYGRQGQLERGLWYGEQAVRIAPKQAELHYNLGVTYSRLERNSKAIAAYQEAVRLDTEYLEARLNLADLYRKIGHSDEALATIERVLGLNPDHYTARLSRGAILEDLHRFSEAVADYQVAIQSRPDQADGYRFLGLAYHVWGRNEDALSACQDGLTRFPKDIRLHACVAVVHQSLGNRQTAESEVATIRKLDPAFAARFTTSSRRDSSIR, from the coding sequence ATGATCTCAGGTGTCTTGTTGATGGCGGCTTGTCTGTTGGCAGCCCCGGTTTGGGGGGAGACGGGTCACCTGGAACAAGCGCGCGAGTTGATGGCCAAGAAGCAGTGGTCTCAAGCGTTAGACCATCTTAAGGCGGCTACAACGCAGTCCCCTGAATCCGTTGAAGCCTGGGACAGAACCCTGGAATGCGCGGGCCGGCTGAGCCGGTCATTCGATCAGATGGAAGCAGCGCAGAAGCTCCTCCAATGGCGGCCAGCGGATATCGTCCTCTATAACACGATTCATGCCCTCTATGGCCGGCAAGGCCAGCTTGAGCGCGGGCTCTGGTACGGCGAGCAGGCCGTTCGCATCGCCCCGAAACAGGCGGAGCTGCACTACAATCTGGGTGTGACCTATAGTCGGTTAGAACGCAACTCCAAAGCCATCGCCGCTTACCAGGAAGCGGTTCGTCTGGATACTGAATACCTTGAGGCCCGTTTAAATCTCGCTGATTTGTATAGGAAAATTGGTCATTCGGACGAAGCATTGGCGACAATTGAACGAGTTCTTGGGCTGAATCCTGACCATTATACGGCCCGGTTGAGCCGTGGAGCGATTTTGGAAGATCTTCATCGTTTCTCGGAGGCGGTGGCCGATTATCAGGTCGCTATCCAAAGCCGTCCTGATCAGGCTGATGGTTACCGCTTTTTGGGGTTGGCCTATCATGTCTGGGGCCGTAACGAGGACGCGTTGAGCGCCTGCCAGGATGGCTTGACACGCTTTCCGAAAGACATCCGCCTTCACGCCTGCGTGGCGGTGGTCCACCAGAGCCTGGGCAACCGGCAAACAGCGGAATCCGAGGTAGCCACCATTCGCAAACTGGATCCAGCCTTCGCCGCACGGTTCACGACGTCTTCCCGCCGCGATAGTTCCATTCGTTAA
- a CDS encoding AAA family ATPase produces the protein MLWKRLKVLWWDHKFWFAVALVVGALVCFSIVGLGSLDSFFLQQILGTLPLELLKAIVWSILGAYFFVVLIYRVGMPMSGSSGSTIRGSDSQVSFKDVIGLTEAKREAMEVVALIKDRAKVRKIGGKVIRGLLMVGPPGCGKTYLAKAIANEAGVPFFSIAGSEFVEVFVGVGPGRVRKIFKKAKSAAFLHGAAILFIDELDAIGQGRKFSMFGSSESDNTLNQLLVNMDGLAREEGGNVIVIGATNAAEGILDPALLRPGRFDRRINISKPNLRDREELFRYYLQKVKADASIDVTRLAHKTVGKSPAEVENVVKEAALISLRNQRDYVTLKDMAEAIERIDLGLETHLELTPRERERTAYHESGHLLVLYRQHPTDDVFKASIKTRGGALGVVYHHPREELYTETRDEIMADIKTALAGYTAEKIKYKETSTGVFSDFKHAMALAHRMVWSYGMGTNGFVGDFTVIPENQISDDMKDRLNQEVQTILHQAAQEVEAFLRSEWALVDIFAKALLEKNELDYDDIETVFKAHGKERVSL, from the coding sequence ATGTTATGGAAGCGTTTAAAAGTTCTGTGGTGGGATCATAAATTTTGGTTCGCCGTGGCCCTCGTCGTCGGGGCCCTGGTTTGTTTCAGCATCGTGGGGCTGGGTTCTCTGGATTCATTTTTTCTGCAGCAAATTTTAGGAACCCTGCCGCTCGAGCTGCTCAAAGCCATCGTCTGGTCGATTCTGGGAGCCTATTTCTTTGTTGTTCTGATTTACCGGGTGGGGATGCCGATGAGCGGGAGCAGCGGCTCCACGATCCGGGGTTCCGACAGCCAGGTGAGCTTCAAGGATGTCATCGGCCTGACCGAAGCCAAGCGGGAAGCCATGGAAGTGGTGGCGCTGATTAAGGACCGCGCGAAAGTGCGCAAGATCGGCGGGAAAGTGATTCGGGGGCTTCTGATGGTGGGTCCTCCGGGATGCGGTAAGACCTATCTGGCCAAGGCCATCGCGAATGAGGCCGGCGTGCCCTTTTTTTCCATTGCCGGCAGTGAGTTTGTCGAGGTATTTGTCGGTGTCGGTCCGGGTCGGGTCCGGAAGATTTTTAAGAAGGCCAAATCAGCGGCTTTCCTGCATGGTGCCGCCATCCTGTTTATCGACGAGCTGGATGCGATCGGCCAGGGCCGCAAATTCTCCATGTTCGGCAGCTCCGAGTCCGACAACACGCTCAACCAGCTGCTGGTCAATATGGACGGGCTGGCGCGGGAAGAAGGCGGCAATGTGATTGTGATCGGCGCGACCAATGCGGCCGAAGGCATACTGGATCCCGCGTTGTTGCGCCCCGGGCGTTTTGACCGCCGGATTAATATTTCCAAACCGAACCTCCGGGATCGCGAGGAGCTGTTTCGCTATTACCTCCAGAAGGTCAAGGCGGATGCTTCCATCGACGTGACCCGGCTGGCCCACAAGACCGTTGGAAAGTCGCCGGCGGAAGTGGAAAATGTCGTGAAAGAGGCGGCCTTGATTTCGCTGCGGAACCAGCGGGACTATGTCACGCTCAAGGACATGGCCGAGGCGATCGAGCGGATTGATCTGGGGCTGGAAACGCATCTGGAGCTCACCCCCCGGGAACGCGAGCGCACCGCCTATCATGAGTCCGGTCATCTGCTGGTCCTCTACCGGCAGCATCCCACCGACGATGTTTTTAAAGCCTCCATCAAGACACGCGGAGGCGCGTTAGGCGTGGTCTATCATCATCCGCGCGAAGAGCTTTACACGGAAACACGCGATGAGATTATGGCCGACATCAAAACCGCTCTGGCCGGGTATACCGCGGAAAAGATTAAGTACAAGGAAACGTCCACGGGGGTGTTCAGCGATTTCAAGCACGCCATGGCTCTGGCCCACCGGATGGTCTGGAGTTACGGGATGGGAACCAACGGGTTTGTCGGCGACTTCACCGTGATCCCGGAGAATCAGATCTCCGACGATATGAAAGACCGGCTCAATCAGGAGGTTCAGACCATTCTGCATCAGGCGGCGCAAGAAGTGGAAGCGTTTCTGCGCAGCGAGTGGGCCCTAGTGGACATTTTCGCCAAGGCCCTGTTGGAGAAAAATGAGCTGGATTACGACGATATTGAAACGGTATTTAAAGCGCATGGAAAAGAGCGGGTGTCCCTCTGA
- the recR gene encoding recombination mediator RecR, whose product MAQAPSLEQLRQRMALLPGVGPKMAERLALHMLRIPEHEAQNLIRAIEDARRQVMYCPICFMLTEETPCRICADAARDPKLICVVENPPDVDAIERTKVFRGRYHVLHGSLSPLDGIGPQELKVSELLTRVQEDHIREVIISTDPTLAGETTATYLAEKLHAFGVRVTRIGYGIPMGGDIEYTDELTLTRALEGRREI is encoded by the coding sequence ATCGCCCAGGCCCCCTCCCTCGAGCAGCTTCGTCAGAGGATGGCACTCCTGCCCGGGGTGGGCCCGAAAATGGCCGAACGGCTGGCCCTGCATATGCTCCGTATTCCGGAACATGAAGCGCAGAACCTGATCCGGGCGATCGAAGACGCCCGCCGCCAGGTGATGTACTGCCCCATCTGTTTTATGCTCACCGAAGAGACTCCCTGTCGTATTTGTGCGGATGCCGCGCGCGATCCGAAGCTGATCTGTGTCGTGGAGAACCCGCCGGACGTCGATGCGATCGAACGGACAAAGGTTTTCCGCGGTCGTTATCATGTGCTGCACGGTTCGCTGTCCCCTCTGGACGGCATCGGCCCGCAGGAGCTGAAGGTTTCGGAGCTTCTCACGCGTGTTCAGGAGGACCATATCCGAGAAGTCATTATTTCGACGGACCCCACCTTGGCGGGAGAGACGACCGCGACGTATCTGGCGGAAAAGCTTCATGCCTTCGGTGTTCGTGTCACCCGGATCGGTTATGGAATCCCCATGGGCGGCGACATCGAATATACGGATGAACTGACGTTAACGCGCGCTCTGGAGGGACGTCGGGAAATTTAG
- the dnaX gene encoding DNA polymerase III subunit gamma/tau, with translation MSYQVLARKYRPQLFEEIVGQEHVATTLMNALRQKKVAHAYLFSGPRGVGKTTTARILAKALNCEKGPTPTPCNTCDSCQRIAQGQEMVDVLEIDAASNRGIEEIRELRDNVRYAPARGRYKIYIVDEAHQITHDAFNAFLKTLEEPPEHAIFVLATTEHQKIPATILSRCQLFRFRRVSSENIATQLKKILKQEKLEVEPEALQRLARAAGGSVRDALSLMDQALAYTTGTLTSRQVELLLGFLPDEFLQGFASALLERKPEGVLQWIRQLAEEGWDLPQFVRDFREFLRQTLSEQVTAGVKTEALIIAGRKTSLPEVLHMIKVMGLCLDEMRWNDSPQLVLELYSLRLTQPFVDAGALLKRIEELEKTPGGPPSTVPVFKPQPLAHKPSTPGETPLSSSASSPSSSPGVVLPSFPAATGGESIVPSSKCLDPRPVAAGDDKGGPAGNDEKTPPSGEAREQLTVQWKRLITELWKKPAVASHMERARLKSATESEWVIALGDKFALDSIQRSISLVADTLAGILGRSVSVRLVQETSVPDEEGANVMVRPEQEERLAAVVKDVKVKKILDMFNGRIRTPEENP, from the coding sequence ATGAGTTACCAAGTTCTCGCCCGGAAGTATCGCCCCCAGCTATTTGAAGAGATCGTCGGACAAGAGCATGTCGCGACGACGCTCATGAACGCCCTTCGCCAGAAGAAAGTGGCGCACGCGTACCTTTTTTCCGGACCGCGCGGGGTGGGAAAAACAACCACCGCCCGCATCCTGGCCAAGGCGCTCAACTGTGAAAAAGGCCCGACGCCGACGCCCTGCAACACCTGCGATTCCTGCCAGCGGATTGCGCAAGGCCAGGAGATGGTGGATGTGCTGGAAATCGACGCGGCCTCGAATCGCGGGATCGAGGAGATCCGGGAATTGCGCGACAATGTGCGTTACGCCCCGGCCCGCGGCCGTTACAAAATTTATATTGTCGACGAAGCGCACCAGATCACCCATGATGCCTTCAATGCCTTTCTGAAAACGCTTGAAGAACCGCCGGAACACGCAATTTTCGTACTGGCCACAACCGAGCACCAGAAAATTCCGGCCACCATCCTTTCCCGTTGTCAATTGTTTCGTTTCCGCCGTGTTTCTTCGGAAAACATCGCGACTCAGCTTAAGAAAATTCTTAAACAAGAGAAACTGGAAGTCGAACCCGAAGCGCTGCAGCGCCTGGCGCGCGCGGCCGGCGGATCGGTTCGTGATGCCTTGAGTTTGATGGACCAGGCCCTGGCCTATACCACAGGGACATTGACCTCTAGACAAGTGGAGCTTCTCCTGGGTTTCCTGCCGGATGAATTCCTGCAGGGATTCGCCTCGGCGCTCCTGGAGCGGAAACCCGAGGGGGTTTTGCAGTGGATCCGGCAGTTGGCTGAAGAGGGATGGGATTTGCCCCAGTTCGTGCGTGATTTCCGGGAATTCCTGCGCCAGACCCTGAGCGAGCAGGTTACGGCCGGTGTCAAAACAGAAGCCTTGATCATCGCCGGCCGCAAAACATCTCTTCCGGAAGTGCTGCACATGATTAAGGTCATGGGGCTATGTCTCGACGAGATGCGGTGGAATGATAGCCCCCAGTTGGTTTTGGAACTCTACAGCCTGCGCTTAACGCAGCCCTTCGTGGATGCCGGGGCCTTGCTCAAACGAATTGAGGAGCTTGAAAAAACGCCCGGCGGGCCCCCCAGCACCGTCCCCGTTTTTAAGCCGCAGCCTCTCGCTCATAAACCGTCGACCCCCGGGGAGACTCCTCTGTCATCCTCGGCAAGTTCCCCTTCGTCATCCCCGGGGGTTGTTTTACCGTCATTCCCCGCGGCCACAGGCGGGGAATCCATCGTGCCGTCATCAAAATGTTTGGATCCCCGGCCAGTGGCTGCCGGGGATGACAAAGGAGGACCTGCGGGGAATGACGAAAAAACTCCGCCCTCCGGCGAAGCGCGGGAACAGCTGACCGTGCAGTGGAAACGCCTGATCACGGAACTTTGGAAAAAACCGGCGGTGGCCTCCCATATGGAGCGAGCCCGTCTGAAAAGCGCGACCGAATCCGAATGGGTGATCGCGCTGGGGGATAAATTTGCGTTGGACTCGATCCAGCGTTCGATCAGCTTGGTCGCCGATACATTGGCTGGAATTCTGGGCCGTTCCGTCTCCGTACGGCTTGTCCAGGAAACCTCAGTTCCCGATGAAGAGGGGGCGAATGTGATGGTCCGGCCGGAGCAGGAAGAGCGTCTGGCGGCGGTTGTCAAAGACGTGAAAGTGAAGAAGATCCTGGATATGTTTAACGGAAGAATCCGGACCCCCGAGGAAAATCCGTGA
- a CDS encoding MazG nucleotide pyrophosphohydrolase domain-containing protein: MRITPYQRLLDIMERLRGPGGCPWDRKQSHQSLLRYLFEEAHEFKASVRKRDYPNMEEELGDLLLQVVFHAQIAKEKGRFTMDDVIRTLIRKLTLRHPHVFGYQADHRQHLKGRSLKTSKDVLANWDLLKQISKKPSRRR; the protein is encoded by the coding sequence ATGAGAATAACCCCCTACCAACGATTGCTTGACATCATGGAGCGCTTGCGCGGCCCCGGCGGATGTCCCTGGGACCGGAAACAGAGCCACCAAAGCCTGCTCCGCTACCTCTTTGAAGAAGCCCACGAGTTCAAAGCGTCCGTCCGGAAACGGGATTATCCCAACATGGAAGAAGAACTCGGGGATCTTCTGCTGCAGGTCGTTTTCCATGCGCAGATCGCCAAGGAAAAAGGCCGCTTTACCATGGACGATGTCATCCGTACGCTGATCCGCAAACTGACCCTCCGCCATCCGCATGTTTTTGGTTATCAGGCGGATCACCGGCAGCACCTCAAAGGCCGCTCCCTGAAAACATCCAAGGATGTCCTGGCGAACTGGGATCTGCTCAAGCAAATTTCCAAGAAACCTTCCCGCCGGCGTTAA
- a CDS encoding AsmA-like C-terminal region-containing protein, producing the protein MGSNPTLSVFFMKKFFKILAGLLVILVSVAVVGSVLLRIFLPPEKAKALVLKQLTTQLHREVRLGTVSVSLLSGLSVSDLKVSEYPDFSKGTFLSSDQFSIRLSLPPLLFRKIIVRQLALRHPVITIVRYPDGKTYNFSSLIKPSTAPVSAAAAPAASAPAKKPAPATPEPSLALLVSNASLDNGVVHFVDHSRAAQSMDIDSINVKLGNVSLVSPISLQMSLKVKAKQKTDVALQLAAEANVLKGSLKIKNGSITSAGTRLTLAGQATALRSPKPTVDLVLNIQELNLSTLKPFVALPPELRVVGPLTGQLRVKGDQTAMDFETTADLSNAGVGYGALFQKPAKTALTVAAKGNLVNFQQVTVKDMKMSLETLQVSGFGNVQGLAAAQPTVAFHLETNPFRIEEVSRYLPGLLPKDVSLKGPTWLAMDLSGTTSLMHVAAKWRGTDLAIAKMNQFDKPAGVLLEASLIGDLANQQTLTMSSVVARLASLEAKGDGSYRIAGAGSFVLSLKTNAWKIQDLAALVPSLEPYQAAGVASVDLRASGSPTAPAVNGVLTLQNVSARYERSALTHIAGSITFTQQDAATPRLTGQLNGSDFTLKLIGHRLTTQPDLNVDATVSALDLDKLLPPVKNTPTASGPRAVIASEAKQSVVAPEMTDRHGPLVCSWEKVGGLAMTFSAFAFVAPAYAAAPPTSASALGPMKILAHLAVGNIKHEFYQAQNLDFHCNLTDVTPDLSRVSGTADLKQGAGKLQNLEKLAALSKGARIALLPLTTLQKIDKQGLLKSVGLPSLQSLTFSGIRGDYTLRSGTMDVQNFELLGQQLYLQAKGTVGLAGAQPLAMRVTMKLVAGLIGGSLGQIMRDESGRATLDYSVTGSVSDPHVRLEMQDVGRRAVQQLGSELLKGLGVGRPQQPSNANPQPDNAAPPPPAPNPISDLQNQLKNIFH; encoded by the coding sequence GTGGGTTCGAATCCCACCCTCTCCGTATTTTTTATGAAGAAATTCTTTAAAATTCTCGCCGGTCTGCTCGTCATCTTGGTTAGTGTCGCCGTTGTGGGCAGTGTGTTACTCCGCATCTTTCTTCCTCCGGAAAAGGCCAAGGCGCTGGTCCTCAAACAGCTCACGACCCAGCTTCACCGGGAGGTGCGTCTGGGAACGGTGTCGGTCAGCCTGTTGTCGGGTCTTTCCGTTTCGGATCTGAAAGTCTCCGAATATCCGGATTTTTCCAAGGGGACTTTTCTCTCCAGCGACCAGTTTTCGATTCGTCTGTCGCTGCCTCCGCTGCTCTTCCGCAAAATCATCGTCCGGCAGCTGGCGCTCCGCCATCCGGTGATCACGATCGTCCGTTATCCGGACGGTAAAACGTATAACTTTTCCAGTTTGATCAAACCTTCCACCGCGCCGGTTTCCGCGGCCGCCGCTCCTGCCGCGTCCGCTCCAGCCAAAAAGCCCGCGCCCGCCACTCCTGAACCGTCGCTGGCGCTTCTGGTTTCGAACGCGAGCCTTGATAACGGGGTGGTGCATTTCGTGGACCATTCTCGGGCGGCTCAAAGCATGGATATCGACTCCATCAACGTGAAACTCGGTAACGTCAGCCTGGTGTCCCCGATCAGCCTGCAGATGTCTTTGAAAGTGAAAGCCAAACAGAAGACCGACGTGGCCTTGCAGCTGGCCGCCGAAGCCAATGTGTTGAAAGGCTCTCTAAAGATTAAGAACGGTTCGATCACCAGCGCGGGGACCCGGCTGACGCTGGCGGGCCAGGCCACCGCTTTGCGTTCCCCTAAACCGACGGTGGATCTGGTTCTGAATATCCAAGAGTTGAACCTTTCGACATTGAAGCCTTTTGTGGCGTTGCCTCCGGAGTTGCGCGTCGTCGGTCCTTTGACCGGTCAACTCCGTGTTAAAGGGGACCAGACCGCGATGGATTTTGAAACCACAGCGGATCTGTCCAATGCGGGCGTCGGTTATGGCGCGCTATTTCAAAAACCGGCCAAGACCGCGCTGACCGTTGCCGCAAAAGGGAATCTGGTGAATTTTCAGCAAGTGACCGTCAAGGATATGAAAATGTCTTTGGAAACGCTGCAGGTGTCGGGATTCGGGAACGTTCAAGGCCTTGCGGCCGCGCAACCAACGGTGGCTTTCCATCTCGAAACCAATCCTTTCCGAATTGAAGAGGTCTCACGTTATCTGCCGGGTCTTCTGCCGAAAGACGTGAGCCTGAAGGGGCCGACCTGGCTGGCCATGGACCTCTCGGGGACCACGAGCCTGATGCATGTGGCGGCCAAATGGCGCGGAACGGATCTGGCGATCGCGAAGATGAACCAGTTTGATAAACCGGCCGGTGTTCTCCTGGAAGCGTCACTGATCGGCGATCTCGCCAATCAGCAGACCCTGACGATGAGTAGCGTGGTGGCCCGGCTCGCTTCCCTGGAAGCGAAAGGCGATGGGTCCTACCGAATAGCGGGTGCCGGAAGTTTTGTGCTGTCCCTGAAAACAAACGCCTGGAAGATCCAGGATCTGGCCGCTCTGGTTCCGTCGCTGGAGCCTTATCAGGCCGCTGGCGTGGCTTCGGTGGACCTGCGCGCCTCCGGATCCCCCACCGCACCGGCCGTGAACGGAGTGTTGACGCTGCAGAATGTGTCCGCGCGATATGAGCGCAGCGCGTTGACGCATATCGCCGGCTCCATCACGTTTACGCAGCAGGATGCGGCCACGCCGCGGCTCACCGGCCAGCTGAATGGATCGGATTTCACGCTGAAGTTGATAGGGCATCGCTTGACCACTCAGCCGGACCTCAACGTGGACGCCACCGTGTCGGCGCTGGATCTCGATAAGCTCTTGCCGCCGGTCAAGAACACCCCGACTGCTTCAGGCCCCCGTGCCGTCATTGCGAGCGAAGCGAAGCAATCTGTTGTAGCCCCCGAGATGACAGATCGCCACGGCCCCCTCGTCTGTTCATGGGAAAAGGTTGGGGGCCTCGCGATGACGTTTTCGGCATTTGCTTTTGTGGCGCCTGCTTACGCGGCGGCTCCGCCGACATCCGCCTCTGCTCTGGGCCCCATGAAAATTCTCGCGCACCTGGCCGTTGGAAATATCAAGCACGAATTCTATCAGGCCCAGAATTTGGATTTTCACTGCAATCTGACGGATGTCACGCCGGATCTTTCACGGGTGAGCGGGACAGCGGATCTGAAACAGGGGGCGGGAAAACTGCAGAATCTGGAAAAGCTGGCCGCGCTCTCCAAAGGCGCGCGCATCGCCCTTCTGCCGCTGACCACGCTTCAAAAGATCGATAAACAAGGCCTGTTGAAAAGTGTTGGTCTGCCGTCGCTCCAATCGCTTACGTTCAGCGGCATACGGGGGGATTACACGCTTCGATCCGGAACGATGGATGTTCAGAATTTTGAGCTTCTCGGACAGCAGTTGTACCTGCAAGCCAAAGGCACCGTCGGCCTGGCGGGCGCGCAACCGCTGGCGATGCGCGTCACCATGAAACTGGTCGCGGGTTTGATCGGCGGGAGTCTGGGGCAAATCATGCGGGACGAAAGCGGCCGCGCCACGCTCGATTACTCGGTCACCGGTTCGGTTTCCGATCCGCATGTCCGCCTGGAGATGCAGGACGTGGGCCGCCGGGCGGTCCAGCAGCTCGGAAGCGAACTGCTCAAAGGGCTCGGCGTCGGTCGGCCTCAACAGCCCTCCAATGCCAACCCCCAGCCGGACAATGCCGCGCCTCCTCCGCCGGCTCCCAACCCGATCAGCGATCTCCAGAATCAACTGAAAAATATCTTCCATTAA
- a CDS encoding response regulator transcription factor — translation MDANGKVRLLLADEHALFRAGLKDLLNGASRFVIVGEASSGPEALEMVEKSKPDVVLLDIGLPGMDGIACTRQIKQKHPGVMVLVLSTYDDELHVMEALEAGANGYLSKRFSAQDLLQSVEAVHQDCYLIPTNLMARLTGADHKLQVSTQEDSSGAVTRCEMRVLFSLAHGYSNKQIAEEIFVSEKTVKNHLNHLFKKLGVKNRTEAVLRAMERGLVAML, via the coding sequence ATGGATGCGAATGGAAAAGTTAGGTTGTTGCTGGCCGACGAACATGCTCTGTTCCGGGCTGGTTTAAAAGACCTCCTGAATGGTGCCAGTCGTTTCGTGATTGTTGGAGAGGCCTCTTCCGGGCCGGAAGCCCTGGAGATGGTCGAGAAAAGTAAGCCGGATGTGGTCCTCCTGGATATCGGCTTGCCTGGGATGGACGGCATCGCTTGTACGCGGCAGATCAAACAGAAACATCCAGGGGTGATGGTGTTGGTCCTGTCAACCTACGACGACGAGCTGCATGTCATGGAAGCCCTTGAAGCCGGCGCCAATGGGTACCTGTCCAAACGGTTCTCGGCTCAGGACCTTCTGCAGTCGGTCGAGGCGGTTCACCAGGATTGTTATCTCATCCCGACCAACCTCATGGCCCGGTTAACAGGCGCCGATCATAAGCTGCAAGTGTCAACCCAGGAAGATTCCAGCGGAGCGGTAACCCGGTGCGAAATGCGGGTTCTGTTTTCATTAGCCCATGGATATTCCAATAAGCAGATTGCCGAGGAGATCTTCGTTTCCGAGAAAACGGTGAAAAATCACCTCAATCATCTGTTTAAGAAGCTGGGTGTCAAAAACCGCACCGAAGCAGTTCTTCGGGCGATGGAGCGCGGTTTAGTCGCCATGCTGTAA